The DNA sequence TAAACTATGTACTTATTTTTGGAAACTTCGGAGCTCCAGAGATGGGGATCGAAGGTGCAGCCGTTGCAACCGTAATTGCATACTTTTTTAATGTAGTAGCCTACTATGTACTAATTAAAAAAATGAATGCAAAACTCGATTTTCTTCCAATAGTGAGAAAAGTGGACGTGGTTCGAGCAATAAAAGTAGGCTATTCTGCATTTTTAGATCGGGGAATATCAAGCCTCAGTTTCCTAATCTTTGTCGGAATTATTACCGCTTACGGTACGGCAGAATTAGCAGGCTATCAAGTAGGGCTTAGAATTGAAGGGATAGCCTTTATGCCTGGTTTTGGCTTCTCAATTGCCGCAATGGCACTTGTCGGGCAAAATTTGGGAGCACGTGACCTTGATAAAGCCTATAATATGGGAATCATTTCAGGGCGGATTGCTTATGTATTTATGGGAACTGTTGGAGTGTTTATGATCCTGTTTCCAGAATATTTAGTTTCATTTTTTACCAAAGATATTGCTACAATCGTTGTAGCTTCACAGTATCTAATTTTGGTAGGTCTTGCACAAATTCCATTGGCATTGATGTTTGTCTACTCTTCGGCACTTCGTGGAGCAGGGGCTACAAAAACAACTTTGTACATTAACGTTGGTTCACTCTGGTTTTTTAGAGTAATTCCTTCATATATCGCTTACAAAATGGGTTTTGGAATTGTGGCTATTTTTATAATTATGAATATTGAGACTCTGATCAAAGGTGTTATCTATTGGTACATCTATTCTAGAAGAACATGGTTGCATACAAAAGTGTAAAACTTTAGCTTCTTTTGATAAAATATCATCATGAATAATCAAGAGTATAAAGAAGCAGTACAATTATTAAACAAATGGGCATATCACTATTATGTTTTAGATGATCCGATCATGACCGATGAAGGGTATGACAAACTTTACCATGAAGTTGTAGATTATGAAGAGGCAAATCCATTAGAGATTCTGAAAGATTCACCTACACAACGTGTCGGGGATATTGTAAGTGATGGTTTTACAAAAGAGAAACATCTCTCTCGTATGTGGTCTTTAGAAGATATCTTTAATGAAGATGACCTAGATAAATGGCTTACAAAAACATATAAGCTTGACTCTAAAATCTCTTTTTATTGTGAGCCTAAATATGACGGTGCTTCACTTGATCTGGTTTATGAAAACGGTGAACTGATAAAAGGGATCACTCGCGGTGACGGTGTTGAGGGTGAGCTTATCACTCAAAACGTAAAAACTATCCGCTCGATTCCACTTACGATTGAGCATAAAGATCTGATCGAGATTCGCGGTGAAGTCGTAATTTTTAAAGATGAATTTGAGAAGATTAACGAAGAGCGTTTAAAACGCGGGGAAGCATTGTTTGCTAACCCCCGTAATGCCGCTGCAGGAAGTCTACGTCAGCTAGACCCTAATATTACTGCTTCAAGAAACCTTGTGTTTTTACCATACGGACTTGGGGAAAATACACTGCCTCATAAACTGCTTCATGAGAAAATGGAATATATCTATTCACTTGGTTTTAGAAAACCGCCTCTTCGTGGCGTATGTCAAAATAAAGATGATATTCAAGAGATCTATAACAAAATGGTGCAAGAGCGTGACAACTTTTCTATGATGTTAGATGGTATGGTTGTTAAAGTTAATGAGATCTCTTCTCAGATAGATATGGGATATACAGTAAAAGTGCCTCGCTGGTCGGTAGCATACAAGTTCCCCGCAGTAGAAAAGATCACTACTGTAAAAGATATTGTCCTTCAAGTTGGTCGTACCGGGGCGGTAACACCTGTAGCAGTAGTAGAACCGACAGATATTGACGGGGTAGTAGTTGAGCGTGCGACTTTGCATAACTTTGATGAGATAGAACGTAAAGATATTCGCTTGGGCGATAAGGTGATAATTCTTAGAAGTGGAGATGTTATTCCTAAGATCATTAAAGTTTTAGAGAATGAAAGAACAGGAAATGAAGTAGAGGTAAAACGCCCGAGTGCATGTCCGGTATGTGGGTCTGAACTGCTGCAAGAGGATGTACTTATCAAGTGTCAAAACCTAGAGTGTGATGCAAGGGTAGTAAACTCAATTATTTACTTTGCTTCGAAACCTTGTTTTAATATAGATGGACTTGGAAACAAGATTGTAGAGCAACTTTTTAACGAAAAGCTTGTAGGCTCTGTTTTAGACTTGTTTAGTTTGACAAAAGAACAGCTGTTAAGTCTTGAAGGGTTTAAAGAGAAAAAAGCCCAGAACCTTTTAGATGCGATTTCAAATGCAAAAGGAAGTGAACTGTGGCGTTTTATAAATGCTCTTGGGATTGAGCATATCGGTGAAGTAGCATCAAAAATGATCGCACAAAAATTCGGGCTGGGATTTTTAGAAGTAAGCAAAGAGCAGCTTTTAGAGATTGACGGTATCGGTGAAGAGATGGCTGAGAGCTTCTTAGAATTTTTGCGTGTCAATGAAGATACGATAAAAAAACTTTTAGAGATTATAGAGCCGCTTGAACCTGAATTAAAAGCAGAAGCTGAAGATAATCCATTTAAAGCCAAAACAGTTGTTCTGACAGGAACAATGAGTGAATCCCGCGGAGCAATCAAAGATATGCTTGAGAACCTTGGGGCAAAAGTTGCAGGCTCGGTAAGTAAAAAGACCGATTATGTGATCTACGGTGAAGATGCAGGCAGCAAGTATGATAAAGCGGTAAGTCTTGGTGTGGCTACACTGACCGAAGATGAGATGAGAGAGCTTCTTTGAGACTTGATAGCTATTTAGTTGAAAAAGGCTTTGCCGAAACCAGAAATAAAGCGCAGACTCTTATTAAAGAGGGACTTGTTCTTATTGACTCCAAAGAAATAACGAAGCCTTCATTTAAAGTTGATGAAGGTATGGAAGTAAATGTTAAAGAGCATAAATCTTATGTCTCACGCGCAGCATATAAACTCAAAGATTTTATAGAAGAGATACATTACGATCCAAGCGGAAAAATGGCACTTGATATAGGATCTTCGACAGGTGGATTTACTCAGGTTTTACTTGAAGCGGGTGCAAAAGAGGTGACTTGTGTAGATGTAGGGAGTGATCAGCTTCATCATTCTTTACGTAATGATGAACGAGTACACGTTTTCGAGAATTGTGACATAAGAAAGTTTGAAGGCGAGACACCGTTTGAATTGATTGTAAGTGATGTGGCCTTTATCTCACTGCTCTATATTTTGGATGACATTGACCGTTTAGCATCTAAGGATATCATACTCCTATACAAGCCTCAGTTTGAGGTTGGGCGTGAAGTAAAACGTGATAAAAACGGTGTTGTGACTGATAAAAAAGCTATAGAAAATGGTATGATTAGATTTGAAGATGCATGTCGTTTAAAAGGGTGGAAGCTGAGAAATAAAGCGCCGTCAAGAACGACAGGGAAAGAGGGGAATCTTGAGTATTGCTACTACTTTGAAAAATAGTACAAGCATCGCTATCGGTGGATTTGACGGGATGCACATTGGGCATCAGGAACTTTTTCACCATTTAGATCAAAACGGTGTGATAGTTGTGATCAATACTGGATATGCAAACCTGACACCAAATCATTTTAGAGAAAAACATACAGAACATTTGATCCATTACTATGATTTAGATGATATTCGTCATTTAGACGGTGCAGGTTTTGTGTCACTATTAAAAGATGATTTTCCAAAGCTACAAAAAATAGTGGTCGGATACGACTTTCATTTTGGAAAAGACAGAAGATATTCGTATGAAGATTTAAAAGAGCTGTTTGACGGAGAAGTACTTGTAGTTGATGAGGTACAACACCATAACGATTCGGTACATTCACATAAGATTCGTCATAAACTCTCAATAGGCGATATTAAAGGTGCCAATGAGTTTTTAGGGCATAACTATACAATATGCGGTAAAAAAATTACGGGACAAGGGATCGGTGCAAAAGAACTGGTAGCTACGATTAACATCGAGGCTAAAGAGTTTTTAGTCCCTAAAGAGGGTGTGTATGTAACAACTACACGTATAGATGATGAGGAACATTTTCATCCATCTGTGAGTTTTGTCGGGCACCGTGTAAGTACTGATGGAAGCTTTGCGATTGAATCACATATACTGGATGGAAAGGTACTCTGTGAAGAGAAAGCTGAGATCAGTTTTATAGCTTACATTAGAGAGAACAAAAAGTTTGAAAGTATCGATGAGCTACGAGATGCAATCAAAAAAGATATTGCAATAGCAAACAGAGAACTTCAACGTTTAGAATTATAAAAAAGGAGTAGCAGAGTAAACCTTTTTTCTTTCCGGCTAAACATTAAAATGTTTGCTCATCAAGAAGGTTTTCACTGTAAAATAAAAATGCAAAGAGAATATTTAGAAGATAAAGAGACACTTTATTTTAAGTTTGAACAAAACAAAGATGACTTTATAGTTGATGAGATAGGAGTTGACTTTAAAGGTAAAGGAAACTTTTTAATTTTAAAAATCAAAAAAGTAGAAATTACAACATGGGATATGATTGCGGCTTTTGCCGAGTTTTTAGGAATAGAAGCCCAAAAAATAGGGTATGCCGGTCTGAAAGACAAACATGCAACAACAACGCAGTATATTTCAGTTGAGGCAAAATATGAAAAAGCCCTCAAAAAGTTTAAACATTCAAACATAAAGGTAGTGGGTAAAACATACCATACACATTCGATCCGTATGGGAGATTTAAAAGGAAACAGTTTTACGATTAATCTCTTCGAAGTTGATCAAATCATGGCAGGACAGATCGAAAAAAGAGCTATGAAAATTATAAAAAACGGACTACCTAACTATTTTGGATATCAGCGTTTTGGACGTGATCAGGATTCAATTGAACAAGCAAAAGAGATGATATCTGGGGAACTACACATTAGTGATGCAAAAGTAAAAAACTTTTTGATTTCTGTTTATCAAAGTCAGTTTTTTAATGACTGGTTGGTTGATAGAGTAGTTTTCAGCCGTGAAAACAATAACGGTGAGTTTGCACTTTTAGAAGGTGATATTTATATGGATGTAAAAGGAAAACTCTTTACGCCGAAAACAACACAGGAAAAAGATTTTAAAGAGCACAAGGTAGTGCCTACGGGATTACTTTGCGGAAGAGATGTATTTCGTGCACGTGACAAAGCAAGAGTAGTAGAGAGAAAGTATGATGATGAATTTTTATATGAAAAAGGGTATCGTCGTGAAGCGATTATTTTCCCTGAGAACTTAAAGTTAGACTATAAAAATAATTTTGATATTTTAACGATCAGCTTCTCACTTCCTAAAGGCTCGTATGCAACCGTATTTTTAGAAGCAATTGCAAACAGAAACTATAAAGCGAAGAAGCTAAAGTAGTTTTACCACTGTTCCTCTTCCTCATTTATATCTGAATCGTCATACGGATCCATATGTGTGAGGATATGTACTTTTTTATCCGGAAAGAGAGCATGTATTTTTGCTTCTACCTTATCGGCTACAAGGTGAGCATCGTATAAAGAGATGCTTACGTTAAAGACTGCATGGTAAGAGATGAAAATATGGGAACCCGATTCTCTAGTTTGAAGAAAATGGAAGTCTGACATCGCCATTTCGCTTCTGATCGCTTTTTCAATTCTTTTAATATCTTCAGCAGGTAATGCAGCATCTAAGAGCATCAAAATTCCCTCTTTAATGATAGGGAACGTTGAATACACCATATAAATTGCTATAGCTATACCTAAAATAGGATCTATCAACTCTTCACCCGTGTAAGCTACGGCACCTAATGCAAATAAAATTGTTCCGTTTGAAAAAATATCTGTTTTATAGTGCAGTGCATCTGCGCGGATAACCATATTGTTCGTTTTCTTTGCAACATAAACTAAAAAGCCTACAAGTAGAGTAGTAATGATGAGAGATACTACCATAACACCTATAGATTCGTTCATATACTCCATAGGGCGCGGGTGAATGATCTTTTGTAATGCTTCATAAAAGATGAAAAAAGCGGAAAACGAGATTACAGTTCCTTCAATTACAGCAGCAAGAGGTTCTATCTTGCTTCTTCCGAAATGGAAAGTGTCATCGGGATTTTTTTCTGCATTGTGGAGGGCAAAATAGTTAAATAATGATACTGTGAGGTCCAACATACTGTCAATTGCTGAAGCAAGAACGGCAATCGAACCGCTTAAAATCCCTACCGTCATTTTAAGTAGTACAAGTACTCCTGCAACAGAAGTTGAAATAACGGTAGCTTTTTTCTCTAAAGTCATAACTATAAAATCCTTATAAAATTTAGCTACAATTATATAAAAAATTTGGACGTTACAGCTTAAATGGATATACAAAAGATCAAAGAAGAACGTAAAAAGTGGATGACATGGAAAAATATTGCTCCACTCAGAGATGCTTTAGAAAAACTACCTGATGTAGAGAGTGAAGTTGAATACGCTGACACAGTAAAAGTAAATGGCAAATTCGATGAAGAACTCATCTATAATACTGCAAAGATGTTGATGCCGTGGAGAAAAGGGCCGTTTGCTATTGGAGAACTTTTCATAGATACGGAATGGAAAAGCAACATCAAGTACAATCTGATTCGAAAACATTTTAATTTAAAAGATAAGAAAGTTGCCGATATAGGGTGTAACAATGGGTATTATATGTTTCGAATGCAGGAGGATAAACCTAAACTTTTAGTTGGTTTTGATCCTTCGCCGCTTTATAAAACACAGTTTGATTTTATAAATCACTTTGCAAAAACAGATATTGTGTATGAGCTTTTAGGCGTTGAACATTTAGAGTTCTATGAAGAGAAGTTTGATACGATTTTCTGTTTAGGTGTTTTATATCATCGTAGTGATCCTGTTGCTATGCTTAAGTCCTTATATCGTGGATTAGAAAAAGAGGGCGAAGTGATCCTGGATACTTTCTATATAGATGGTGAAGATGCGATCGCTTTATGTCCGGAATCTAGTTATTCAAAGATTCCGAACATCTATTTTGTTCCGACGATTAATGCACTGAAAAACTGGTGCTTACGTGCAGGTTTTGATGAATTTGAAGTTTTGGAGACTTCAATTACCGATGCCGGAGAACAAAGAAAAACAGAGTGGATTGAAGGACAGTCTTTGGAAGATTTTTTAGATCCAAATGATAAAACTAAAACGGTAGAAGGGTATCCTGCACCGCAAAGAGTATACGTAAGATTAGTAAAGGATAAAAAGTAATGGCTGAAGATATTTTAGAAGAATTAGAACAAGAAGAAGATTTAGAATTAGAAGAATACTCAGAAAATGAGCAGGTTTTAATAAAAACACATGAAAAAATCAATCATGATCTAAGTGGTGAGGTGATTACCCTTGAAGATGGTTATGTTGAAGTGAGACTAACTACGAGTCCTGAGATGCTGGCTGATAATGTAGGTTTGATTCACGGTGGTTTTATTTTTTCAGCTGCTGATTATGCTGCTATGTTAGCAGTTAATGAAAAAAATGTTGTATTAGTAGGATCTGATTGTCAGTTCTTATCTCCGGTAAAACTACATGATGAGGTAAAAGTCATAGCGCGTGTCAGACATAAAGAGGGTCGTAAAAGAAATGTACATGTAATTGCATATGTACTAGATGTAAAAGTTTTTGAAGGAGAGTTTAAAACAGTTATCACTGAAAAGCATGTCTTAAAATTAAAACTTTTACAAGACAAAGAAGCATTAAATAGCGGTAGTGCTGCAAAGGAAAAGGAGAAGTAATTGTACTAAGCTTCTGCACTTAGTAAAAATACTCCGAATTCACGGTGCGGTTTTTTAATTGTATTGATATTTTCAAAAGATACATTTTTAAAACCGCAGTTTTCTACAATTTTACAAAGTTCCTCTTTATCAAATCCAAAGTGATGCACACCTTCATTATCTGAATGGAATGTTCCATCCTCGCTTTCTAGATCGGCAATAGCTAAAAACCCGTTTTTATTGAGGTTGTTTTTGATTGTAGTAAAAAACTTTTCAAGGTTTTCTACATGGTGTAGTGTCATTGAACTGATAAGTCCGTCAAACTTCATATCAAGCGGAGTTGCTACAATATCTTGATGAATAGCTTCGATATTTAGTTCTGGAGTATTTTTCTCTTTGAGTTTTTCAAGCATTCCGCGTGAAGTGTCTACACCGTAAACTTTTTGTACTTTTTTTGCGATTTCAAATCCAAGTAGTCCAGTACCTACACCGAAATCCATCAGTACCATGTCATCTGACAATTCAAAATTTTTTTCTATCGCTTCGGCAATTGTTTTGGCACCCTGAACTTGGATGTCACCTTTATCCCAATCTTTTGCTTTTTTATCAAATGTACTCATAGTGTGCTTATCCAATAATCTGAATTTTGTTGTTCTTGTTTTATGGTTGTTGTACCGCCGTGACCAGGATAAACTGTTTTATCGTAGTCGAGTTCTTTGAACTTTTGAAGAGATTTTCTCATATCTTCAGGTGATGAATAGGGAAAATCGGTTCTTCCGATACTTCTCTCAAAAATAAAATCACCGCTAAACATAGCATCCCCTATCTCGATAGTACTGCATCCCGGACAATGTCCCGGAAAGTGGCGGAACTTGACTTTAACGCCGCCAAAGTCAAATTCTTGATCGCCCACAACTTCTACATCAGGTGTTGAAGGGGGAAGATCAGGCATCCAGTTACTCCCTTGTAGTAGCATAACATCACCTTGGGGCGTGTAAAGTTTAATACCAAGCTCTTTTTGCAGCTCTGCATTGCTCCACACATGATCAAAATGTCCATGTGTATTTAAAATTGCAACGGGATTTGTAATATTTGCTTTTACCCACTCTGTAGCACCTACACCGGGATCTATTATAAAATCTTTTCCATCTATTGTTACGATATAGCAGTTCGTTTGATATGGTCCCATAGGTTGCATTTTTATCGTCATATTTGCTCCATTTGAGAATATAAATAATGGTGTAACTATTTTTCTCTTTATATTAAAGAATTGTATAGTATTGATACTAATCAAACTCTTAATTTCTTTACCTTAACACAAACGTAAGATATAAAAAGTATAATCACGCTTTTTAAATAATAAATACGGAGAAATGATATGGAACTTATGGCAATTGTTTACGGTGCTGTTTTAGTAGTTGGTGCAGGAATGTACTTCTATTTCAATACAGGTGATCGTGCTCACTAAGTAAAATCAGGTATGATACTTTCGTATCATGCTCTACAAGCAAATAAACTATTTACTCCTACTCCCACCTACTATTTATTTACAAAACACATTCGCTTTTTTAAGAAAAGTTATACCATTATTCCTTTATGGATTTTTACAAAGAATTAGAACAAATTTTGGAATTAAAAACTCCCAAAGAAAAGCTGAAACAATTTAGAACTTTTTATAAAAAATTTCAAAAAGAGGAAATAGACTTTGTTTCACAAGAAAAAGCAAAACTTTTTAGTGAACCTGCATATGAGGGGTTTTGTCAAGTTGTAGCTCCTCAAAAAGTACCAAAACGCTCAAACTTAACTACAAAAGAGGGGCAGATTAATTTACTTCATGCAGTGACACATATTGAGTATTCTGCAATCGATCTTGCTCTTGATGCTGCATATAGATTTCGTGGACTTCCTAGAAAATTTTACGAAGATTGGCTGGAAGTTGCCGATGATGAAGTGCGCCATTTTGAGATGCTCGAAGAGCTTTTAAATAAACTGGGATCTGCTTATGGAAAAATAGAGGTACATAATTCATTGTTTGAAGCAAGTTATAAAACACAGACTTTGATCGAGAGAATGGCTGTTGTACCGAGATATTTGGAAGCAAACGGGCTTGATGCAACACCGATGATTTTAGAAAAATTAAAAAATTATCCTAAAAACGATATGTTAGAAAAAATCAAATCAGCACTCACTATAATCCTGCAAGAAGAGATAGACCATGTTAAAAAAGGGGATGTCTGGTTCTCTTACGCCTGTGATTTAGAAAAAAAAGATACAAGTATATTTTTTGATATTATCCAAAAATATTACCCTCGCAGTTTTTTGCGTCCAGATGATCTCAATATTGAGGCAAGAAAAGAAGCTGGATTTAGCTGTAATGAGCTCAAGCGTATGGCGAATAAAGAAGTTTGTTAATTTTAAAAAGATATAATTTAAAAAGTTAATATTTTTTAAAGGTTTAGTGTATAATTATGAGTAAGTATTCACAAATAACTGATTATCTCGTAAGTTTTTTAGAAAATGAAGTGGGAAAAACAGGGATTAAAAAAGTGGTCGTGGGTCTTAGTGGCGGATTGGATTCTGCCGTTGTCGCCGTACTTGCTCACAAAGCATTCGGTGATGATCTTTTATGTGTTAAAATGCCGTCACATTACTCATCTCAAAATTCACTTGACGATGCAGATGCACTTTGTCAGGATTTTGGTCTGAGAAATGAAACAGCCTCTATTGAACCGATGCTAAAAGCATTTGAAGAGATGCATCCTAATCTTGATAACTTGAGAAAAGGAAACTTCTCAGCACGTATGCGTATGTCTACTTTGTTTGATATCTCAGCACGTGAAAGGGCTTTAGTCCTTGGAACAAGTAATAAAAGCGAGTTGATGCTTGGATACGGAACGCTTTATGGAGATCTGGCAAGTGCCATTAACCCAATAGGCGATCTTTATAAGAGTGAAGTGTTTGAACTGGCTCGTTATCTAGGTGTTACTCAAAGTATTATAGATAAGCCGCCTTCTGCCGATTTATGGGCAGGGCAAAGTGATGAAGCTGATCTGGGATATACGTATGAACAGCTTGATGGTGCAATGAAACTCTATGTAGATCAAAGACTTACAAAAGAGGAAGTTATTGCAAAAGGTGTGGATGCCAAAATGCTTGAGATGATTATCAAACGTATTTTCGGCAACCATTTTAAGCGTAAGATGCCGGTTATTGCAAAACTGACATCTCGGACACTAAACCATGATTTTAATTATCCTAGAGATATAACTTTATAAAGGACATAGTATGGAAATACCATTTAACAAGTATGAAAGTTCTCGTGAAGCACATTCAAATGTTAGTGATGCCTTAGATGGTGAAGCAATCAATCAAGTTGAAGAATTAGAAAATGAATTTGCTTCATATGTCGGTGCGGAATATGCTCTTGCAACTTCTCATGGTACATCAGCTCTTCATTTAGCAATGTTGGCACTTGATTTAAAACGCGGGGATAAAGTCGTATGTTCTGTAAATGCACATCCAAGTGTTCCTGAAGTTGTACGTCATTTCGATGCAGAACCTGTATTTATTGATATTTACGCAGATAACTACAATATGGACCTAGATAAACTAGAAAACTATTTAGAAGACAATAAATCGAAAAAGTTAAAAGCCGT is a window from the Sulfurimonas sp. C5 genome containing:
- a CDS encoding MATE family efflux transporter yields the protein MPAALKHLVDILQILIDMLMVGVLSTAALAAVGISFQFMMIINVLMTLYVVGGNALISRFIGSGRKNRASSLLYSLVILAIIFGIFITIVGYAGSEWFYALMGATPDVVSEGGAYFRIISLGIILIFLDNLLYNALSAAGDTKSSLYIKLFSAALNAFLNYVLIFGNFGAPEMGIEGAAVATVIAYFFNVVAYYVLIKKMNAKLDFLPIVRKVDVVRAIKVGYSAFLDRGISSLSFLIFVGIITAYGTAELAGYQVGLRIEGIAFMPGFGFSIAAMALVGQNLGARDLDKAYNMGIISGRIAYVFMGTVGVFMILFPEYLVSFFTKDIATIVVASQYLILVGLAQIPLALMFVYSSALRGAGATKTTLYINVGSLWFFRVIPSYIAYKMGFGIVAIFIIMNIETLIKGVIYWYIYSRRTWLHTKV
- the ligA gene encoding NAD-dependent DNA ligase LigA → MNNQEYKEAVQLLNKWAYHYYVLDDPIMTDEGYDKLYHEVVDYEEANPLEILKDSPTQRVGDIVSDGFTKEKHLSRMWSLEDIFNEDDLDKWLTKTYKLDSKISFYCEPKYDGASLDLVYENGELIKGITRGDGVEGELITQNVKTIRSIPLTIEHKDLIEIRGEVVIFKDEFEKINEERLKRGEALFANPRNAAAGSLRQLDPNITASRNLVFLPYGLGENTLPHKLLHEKMEYIYSLGFRKPPLRGVCQNKDDIQEIYNKMVQERDNFSMMLDGMVVKVNEISSQIDMGYTVKVPRWSVAYKFPAVEKITTVKDIVLQVGRTGAVTPVAVVEPTDIDGVVVERATLHNFDEIERKDIRLGDKVIILRSGDVIPKIIKVLENERTGNEVEVKRPSACPVCGSELLQEDVLIKCQNLECDARVVNSIIYFASKPCFNIDGLGNKIVEQLFNEKLVGSVLDLFSLTKEQLLSLEGFKEKKAQNLLDAISNAKGSELWRFINALGIEHIGEVASKMIAQKFGLGFLEVSKEQLLEIDGIGEEMAESFLEFLRVNEDTIKKLLEIIEPLEPELKAEAEDNPFKAKTVVLTGTMSESRGAIKDMLENLGAKVAGSVSKKTDYVIYGEDAGSKYDKAVSLGVATLTEDEMRELL
- a CDS encoding TlyA family RNA methyltransferase yields the protein MRLDSYLVEKGFAETRNKAQTLIKEGLVLIDSKEITKPSFKVDEGMEVNVKEHKSYVSRAAYKLKDFIEEIHYDPSGKMALDIGSSTGGFTQVLLEAGAKEVTCVDVGSDQLHHSLRNDERVHVFENCDIRKFEGETPFELIVSDVAFISLLYILDDIDRLASKDIILLYKPQFEVGREVKRDKNGVVTDKKAIENGMIRFEDACRLKGWKLRNKAPSRTTGKEGNLEYCYYFEK
- a CDS encoding bifunctional riboflavin kinase/FAD synthetase, whose amino-acid sequence is MSIATTLKNSTSIAIGGFDGMHIGHQELFHHLDQNGVIVVINTGYANLTPNHFREKHTEHLIHYYDLDDIRHLDGAGFVSLLKDDFPKLQKIVVGYDFHFGKDRRYSYEDLKELFDGEVLVVDEVQHHNDSVHSHKIRHKLSIGDIKGANEFLGHNYTICGKKITGQGIGAKELVATINIEAKEFLVPKEGVYVTTTRIDDEEHFHPSVSFVGHRVSTDGSFAIESHILDGKVLCEEKAEISFIAYIRENKKFESIDELRDAIKKDIAIANRELQRLEL
- a CDS encoding tRNA pseudouridine(13) synthase TruD; this encodes MQREYLEDKETLYFKFEQNKDDFIVDEIGVDFKGKGNFLILKIKKVEITTWDMIAAFAEFLGIEAQKIGYAGLKDKHATTTQYISVEAKYEKALKKFKHSNIKVVGKTYHTHSIRMGDLKGNSFTINLFEVDQIMAGQIEKRAMKIIKNGLPNYFGYQRFGRDQDSIEQAKEMISGELHISDAKVKNFLISVYQSQFFNDWLVDRVVFSRENNNGEFALLEGDIYMDVKGKLFTPKTTQEKDFKEHKVVPTGLLCGRDVFRARDKARVVERKYDDEFLYEKGYRREAIIFPENLKLDYKNNFDILTISFSLPKGSYATVFLEAIANRNYKAKKLK
- a CDS encoding cation diffusion facilitator family transporter — translated: MTLEKKATVISTSVAGVLVLLKMTVGILSGSIAVLASAIDSMLDLTVSLFNYFALHNAEKNPDDTFHFGRSKIEPLAAVIEGTVISFSAFFIFYEALQKIIHPRPMEYMNESIGVMVVSLIITTLLVGFLVYVAKKTNNMVIRADALHYKTDIFSNGTILFALGAVAYTGEELIDPILGIAIAIYMVYSTFPIIKEGILMLLDAALPAEDIKRIEKAIRSEMAMSDFHFLQTRESGSHIFISYHAVFNVSISLYDAHLVADKVEAKIHALFPDKKVHILTHMDPYDDSDINEEEEQW
- the cmoB gene encoding tRNA 5-methoxyuridine(34)/uridine 5-oxyacetic acid(34) synthase CmoB, whose translation is MDIQKIKEERKKWMTWKNIAPLRDALEKLPDVESEVEYADTVKVNGKFDEELIYNTAKMLMPWRKGPFAIGELFIDTEWKSNIKYNLIRKHFNLKDKKVADIGCNNGYYMFRMQEDKPKLLVGFDPSPLYKTQFDFINHFAKTDIVYELLGVEHLEFYEEKFDTIFCLGVLYHRSDPVAMLKSLYRGLEKEGEVILDTFYIDGEDAIALCPESSYSKIPNIYFVPTINALKNWCLRAGFDEFEVLETSITDAGEQRKTEWIEGQSLEDFLDPNDKTKTVEGYPAPQRVYVRLVKDKK
- a CDS encoding PaaI family thioesterase; its protein translation is MAEDILEELEQEEDLELEEYSENEQVLIKTHEKINHDLSGEVITLEDGYVEVRLTTSPEMLADNVGLIHGGFIFSAADYAAMLAVNEKNVVLVGSDCQFLSPVKLHDEVKVIARVRHKEGRKRNVHVIAYVLDVKVFEGEFKTVITEKHVLKLKLLQDKEALNSGSAAKEKEK
- a CDS encoding class I SAM-dependent methyltransferase; this encodes MSTFDKKAKDWDKGDIQVQGAKTIAEAIEKNFELSDDMVLMDFGVGTGLLGFEIAKKVQKVYGVDTSRGMLEKLKEKNTPELNIEAIHQDIVATPLDMKFDGLISSMTLHHVENLEKFFTTIKNNLNKNGFLAIADLESEDGTFHSDNEGVHHFGFDKEELCKIVENCGFKNVSFENINTIKKPHREFGVFLLSAEA
- a CDS encoding MBL fold metallo-hydrolase, yielding MTIKMQPMGPYQTNCYIVTIDGKDFIIDPGVGATEWVKANITNPVAILNTHGHFDHVWSNAELQKELGIKLYTPQGDVMLLQGSNWMPDLPPSTPDVEVVGDQEFDFGGVKVKFRHFPGHCPGCSTIEIGDAMFSGDFIFERSIGRTDFPYSSPEDMRKSLQKFKELDYDKTVYPGHGGTTTIKQEQQNSDYWISTL
- a CDS encoding ferritin-like domain-containing protein, with product MDFYKELEQILELKTPKEKLKQFRTFYKKFQKEEIDFVSQEKAKLFSEPAYEGFCQVVAPQKVPKRSNLTTKEGQINLLHAVTHIEYSAIDLALDAAYRFRGLPRKFYEDWLEVADDEVRHFEMLEELLNKLGSAYGKIEVHNSLFEASYKTQTLIERMAVVPRYLEANGLDATPMILEKLKNYPKNDMLEKIKSALTIILQEEIDHVKKGDVWFSYACDLEKKDTSIFFDIIQKYYPRSFLRPDDLNIEARKEAGFSCNELKRMANKEVC
- a CDS encoding NAD+ synthase, whose protein sequence is MSKYSQITDYLVSFLENEVGKTGIKKVVVGLSGGLDSAVVAVLAHKAFGDDLLCVKMPSHYSSQNSLDDADALCQDFGLRNETASIEPMLKAFEEMHPNLDNLRKGNFSARMRMSTLFDISARERALVLGTSNKSELMLGYGTLYGDLASAINPIGDLYKSEVFELARYLGVTQSIIDKPPSADLWAGQSDEADLGYTYEQLDGAMKLYVDQRLTKEEVIAKGVDAKMLEMIIKRIFGNHFKRKMPVIAKLTSRTLNHDFNYPRDITL